ACATTGGTATTGCAAATGCTTTATTCGAGCATTTAGCCGCTAAATTACCCGTTAGCCGACTACAAAGAGATTTAACAGACTCAACAGTTTTAAGAAATGTAGGAGTTCCCTTGGCGCATATGCTAATCGCTATTAAATCGAGTGTCAGAGGTTTAAATAAACTTCTATTAAATGAAACAGCAATTGCACAGGATTTAGAGGATAACTGGGCTGTTGTTGCCGAAGCGATACAAACTATTTTAAGAAGAGAGAATTACCCTAATCCTTACGAAGCATTAAAAGCTTTAACACGAACCAATGAGGGAATAAATTCAAAAACAATTGCGGAGTTTGTTAATACACTCGATGTTTCGGAAAATGTAAAAGCCGAATTAAGAGTTATTACGCCTGGCAATTATACAGGTATTTTTTAAAGTCATATATTAGTAAAAACAAATGTATATCTTGTTTTTGCATCTGTTTGCTTATTACCTTTGTTATACTAAATATTGAAAGTCATGAATATAACAGTATATACCGAATCGACACCAAACCCAAATACAATGAAATTCATTGTAAACAAATTGTTGATCAATGGAAGTGTTGATTACCCTACCAGAGAAAGTGCAACTGAATCCAGGTTTGCATCTGAGCTTTATAAATTCAGTTTTGTAAATGGAGTATTCTTTGCAAGTAACTTTGTCACCATAACAAAGTCTGAAGATGCAGAATGGGCTGATATCGAACCTATATTAAAGGAATTTGTAAAAGGCGCGGTAGAATCTGAATATGCTGTGCAATCTAAAAAAGAAGAAGAGTTTGTCGATTTTGAAGGTTCTGAGGTAGAAATAAAAATTCAGCAAATCTTACATGACTATGTAAAACCAGCTGTAGAACAAGACGGCGGTGCTATTGCATACAAATCTTTCGAAGATGGGGTTGTTACTGTAGAATTAAGAGGTTCTTGCAGCGGTTGTCCTTCTTCTACAATTACCTTGAAATCAGGAATTCAAAGCTTATTGCAAAGAATGGTTCCAGAAGTAAAAGAAGTGGTTTCAGAAGCGCTTTAAAAGACTATAAAAACACACAAAAGGTCTTTCTTAATGTTATGAGAAAGACCTTTCTGTTATAGAACACTCGTATTTCTATCCAGAAAGACAGCATTTAACTAATTTATTAAGTAAGCTTTATTATGAGGAATGGATTTATATGGTCGTCAGCATTTATCATATTATTGATTTTTGTTGTCAGTTTTTTTGCTCCCGGAATACTTTGGAGCTATGTCATCATTCTTCCTTTGGTTATTCTTGGTATACAAGACATCATTCAGAGGAAACATGCCATTCGCAGAAACTTTCCTTTATTTGGCAGACTTCGTTATATACTTGAAGGTATGGGACCAAAAGTCTATCAATACTTCGTGGAAAACGATACTGATGGTCGCCCATTCAACCGTATACATAGAAATGTTATTTATCAAAGAGCAAAAAAGGAATTAGATACAACGCCGTTCGGTACGCAGCTTAATGTCTATGATGATAATTATGAATGGTTAAACCATAGCATTAATGCGCTGGATTTTTCAAAAATAAACGAAAACCCAAGAGTATCGATAGGCGGTCCGGATTGCCTTCAACCTTACGAATCAAGCATCTTCAATATATCCGCCATGAGTTACGGATCATTGAGTTCAAATGCTATTTTAGCTTTAAATCAGGGAGCTAAAATTGGTGGCTTTGCACATAATACAGGTGAAGGCGGTGTAAGTGATTATCATTTAGACGGTGGTGGCGATATTATATGGCAATTAGGTACTGGGTATTTTGGTTGTAGGGCTGCAGACGGAAATTTTGATCCGGTTCGTTTTGAAGAACGTGTAGCCCATCCTAATATTAAAATGATCGAAGTAAAACTCTCACAAGGAGCAAAACCAGGCCATGGTGGTATGCTTCCGGGATCAAAAGTAACAGCCGAAATTGCAAGAATACGTGGTGTAGAAATTGGAAAAGATGTAGACTCTCCACCATACCATAAAGCATTCTCTACACCTTTGGAATTAGTTGGCTTCATAAAACGATTAAGAGATCTTTCTAATGGGAAACCTGTTGGTTTTAAACTTTGCGTGGGACATAAAAATGAATTTGTGTCCATTTGTAAAGCTATGATAGAGACTAAAATTTATCCTGACTTTATTACCGTAGATGGCGGCGAAGGTGGAACGGGTGCTGCACCATTGGAATTTTCTAATTCAGTTGGTATGCCACTGCGTGATGCTCTGGCTTTTGTTTATGACACACTTACGGGATTCGATCTTAAAAAACATATTAAGATAATTGCTTCGGGAAGAGTCGTCACAGGGTTTGATTTAGTTAAAAACTTCGCTTTGGGTGCCGATTTATGTAACAGTGCCAGAGGAATGATGATCGCTTTAGGATGTATTCAGGCGCTGGAATGTAATTCAAACACTTGCCCTACCGGAGTGGCAACACAAGATCCTAATCTTTCGAGAGGACTGGTTGTAGCAGAAAAGAACAAAAGAGTAGCAAACTTCCATAAAGAAACGGTTAAGAGTGCATGCGAATTAATGGCAGCAGCAGGAGTAGCACATCCAAGTAAAATGCATCGTGTGCATATACATAGACGCGTGTCGCCAAATCATATAGAAACTTATGTGGAAAGTTACCCTTATATAGCCAAAGGTTCTCTTTTAGCTAAACCGTATCCCGAATCTTATGAAATTTTGATGAACATTAGCCGAACTGAAACTTTTAAACCTGACTTCTCTGAATTCGACTTAGATAAATATCAATGGGCAAGAAAACCCAAGGTTGCCGATATATAAAAACAAAACGGGGCAAATTGCCCCGTTTTGTTTAATAATCTATTTCTAACAAACTATGTGTCGAAATTAAAACCCCTCCTTTCAACTCCAAATAATCTGGAGTAACATTCCAAACAGTTGTTTCTACTCTTTTAGGACCTTCTGTAGTATTGAAAACTATATTCGCTTTCGATTTGAAAGCATTACCTAATTTTAAAGCGTTTTCCAATTTTCCTCTGAACTCTGAAGCATGATCTTCCGGGGCATTGATAATTTTAAAATTTGTAATTTCTTCTTTTTGGATTAATTCGGCTACTATCATACTCTAAAATTTATGCATTGAACAAAATAATATCACTTAATTAAATATAGATATTAATCTAAAAAAGACAAATTAATCTATACTCTTTTATTATCATTTTATTTGGTCAAAACACGTTCGGGACGCTCTATCATACCTTTAAACCCATCATTATAAAAAACTCTTGGACTGCTTAAGATATTTCTCTCCGCCGCTGCTTTGCTTTGGACAGCTGGTGGAAAAACACCATTCATTAAATATGTTATTGCAACGGCAATATTAGTTTCTGTAGGATCTCCCAGTTCTTTGGTAAAAGGGTCTTGTATCGCATAATCTACATTTATTCCGCTATAATAACCACCTTCATTATTGGAATTAAAAGACTCAAACATTGAATAATAGACATCATATTTATCAATTCTAATGGGAAAGAAGCCAACTGGCTTGCCATAAGTTTTGCTTCCCACCAGTTTTATATCCATATATGGCTTTAGTGAATTTATGGTCAATTCACTCGCAGAAGCTGTACTACCACTAACAATGAAAACTACCTTTTGTACATTAGCTAAATAATTCGAAGCGCTTTTATTAGCATATGACGTAATATTATCATATCTCCCAAAATAAGATTGCTTCACTCCTCTTTCATCCGTATAAAACTGGTTTTTCAAAATAGTTGCCTTTCCGGTACGCATGGTCTCGTTGTATTTTTCCGTAAAAAGCAGTTTTCCGTTGTATATCTGTGGAATAATAAGATTGATCAGCTTCTCTGCTGAAGATACATAACCGCCTCCGTTATATCTTAAATCAACAATAATCTTATTGACATTCGCAGAAGCAAAACGTTGAAAAACTGCATCCAGAGCTGGTTCAGAATCAATTTTCTCGGAAAAACGGGCATAAGCCAGATAACCAATATTATCTGTATTTCTTACATAAACAGTATCCTTAAATATTGGTGAACTTTTGTACCTCGTTTTACCTAAGGTAATTTCTTTGCTCACAGATGATGATGGAGGATATAAAGTTAAAGTAACTGACGATCCGTCAATGGCATCTAAAAATCGGTCTATTTCAGCATCAAAATTAGATCCATAAGATATGCCATTTACCTTCGTTATGATCGACCCCCGTTTTATATTTTTTAAAGCCGCTGGTGAACCCGGACTTACATATTTTACATATATGTCATAACTATTGTCATATTGTGTCCGTGATATATATGCCAGCCCCAAACCGATATCATTTCCGTAACCATCTAATTCAACATAAGATTTTTCTCCGCCAATATTCGCTATTACTCCCCCATCCTGGGCTTCTTCTATATAGGAGTACTTAGGTTCGTCATATAAAATCCCTCTACTGCTATACCAATTTTCATTCGAAGTGTATCTTGTAATTTTTAACAGCTCAGCCTCGTAGTTGGCAAACTCATCTCGGTTCTGTGTAAAAGACCTGGGATTAAAGACCGAATAGGTAGGTAATGCCGTATTCCACAGATAAACTTCTTTTGCATATAAAAATATAGAGTCTTTAGTT
This genomic interval from Pseudopedobacter saltans DSM 12145 contains the following:
- a CDS encoding NifU family protein — protein: MNITVYTESTPNPNTMKFIVNKLLINGSVDYPTRESATESRFASELYKFSFVNGVFFASNFVTITKSEDAEWADIEPILKEFVKGAVESEYAVQSKKEEEFVDFEGSEVEIKIQQILHDYVKPAVEQDGGAIAYKSFEDGVVTVELRGSCSGCPSSTITLKSGIQSLLQRMVPEVKEVVSEAL
- a CDS encoding S41 family peptidase — its product is MRHRLQLQSLIGICLLFSIISCKKNKIDPDKPTETASRAELTKDSIFLYAKEVYLWNTALPTYSVFNPRSFTQNRDEFANYEAELLKITRYTSNENWYSSRGILYDEPKYSYIEEAQDGGVIANIGGEKSYVELDGYGNDIGLGLAYISRTQYDNSYDIYVKYVSPGSPAALKNIKRGSIITKVNGISYGSNFDAEIDRFLDAIDGSSVTLTLYPPSSSVSKEITLGKTRYKSSPIFKDTVYVRNTDNIGYLAYARFSEKIDSEPALDAVFQRFASANVNKIIVDLRYNGGGYVSSAEKLINLIIPQIYNGKLLFTEKYNETMRTGKATILKNQFYTDERGVKQSYFGRYDNITSYANKSASNYLANVQKVVFIVSGSTASASELTINSLKPYMDIKLVGSKTYGKPVGFFPIRIDKYDVYYSMFESFNSNNEGGYYSGINVDYAIQDPFTKELGDPTETNIAVAITYLMNGVFPPAVQSKAAAERNILSSPRVFYNDGFKGMIERPERVLTK
- a CDS encoding FMN-binding glutamate synthase family protein, which codes for MRNGFIWSSAFIILLIFVVSFFAPGILWSYVIILPLVILGIQDIIQRKHAIRRNFPLFGRLRYILEGMGPKVYQYFVENDTDGRPFNRIHRNVIYQRAKKELDTTPFGTQLNVYDDNYEWLNHSINALDFSKINENPRVSIGGPDCLQPYESSIFNISAMSYGSLSSNAILALNQGAKIGGFAHNTGEGGVSDYHLDGGGDIIWQLGTGYFGCRAADGNFDPVRFEERVAHPNIKMIEVKLSQGAKPGHGGMLPGSKVTAEIARIRGVEIGKDVDSPPYHKAFSTPLELVGFIKRLRDLSNGKPVGFKLCVGHKNEFVSICKAMIETKIYPDFITVDGGEGGTGAAPLEFSNSVGMPLRDALAFVYDTLTGFDLKKHIKIIASGRVVTGFDLVKNFALGADLCNSARGMMIALGCIQALECNSNTCPTGVATQDPNLSRGLVVAEKNKRVANFHKETVKSACELMAAAGVAHPSKMHRVHIHRRVSPNHIETYVESYPYIAKGSLLAKPYPESYEILMNISRTETFKPDFSEFDLDKYQWARKPKVADI